The DNA region GTCGTCGGGATCTACCTGGTCACCGGGAGTTTCCTGGCCAGCGACATTGCCGCTTCCGGGCGGCCGCTGTTATTTTCGCTTCCCTTGATCTTTATTGCTTTTCTATTAGTCTTGACGGTAAAACTGCAGAAATCTCCCTTTGATCTGGCGACCTCTCATCATGCCCACCAGGAGATCGTCAAAGGGATTACGATCGAGTATTCCGGCCCATACCTGGCGATCCTGGAGATCGCTTACTTTTATAAACTTGCCCTTCTGTTCATTATGTTGATGCTTTTCTGGCTCCCCAACATCTATATCGCGCTGGCGCTGGCCGCTGGTTGTTATTTCCTCGAGATCGTGATCGATAACGCGTTCGCCCGCTTGACCCCGATCTGGATGCTGCAATATATGTGGACGATCGGACTGGGGATGGCTTTTACCAATATCATCTGGCTTTATATGGGGAGAGGGTTATGACTAAATTAGCGAAATCACCGTGGGTAGTCCATTATAATTGCAATAGCTGTAACGGCTGCGACATTGAAATTGTCGCCTGTTTGACGCCGATGTACGACCTGGAACGCTTCGGCATCCTCCACGTCGGCAATCCCAAGCACGCCGACGTCTTGTTGGTGACCGGTTCGGTCAACCACCGGAATGCCCGCGTTCTGCGTAACGTTTACGACCAAATGCCAAGTCCCAAAGTCGTGGTCGCCTTCGGGGTCTGTACTTCTTCCGGCGGGATCTTTGCCGATTGCTATAACGTTTATGGTGGGGTGGACAAGGTCATCCCGGTCGACGTTTTTGTCCCGGGCTGCCCGCCGCGGCCGGAAGCGATGATCGATGGCATCGTCAAAGCGGCCGCCAAACTGGAAGCGCTACGCGGCGGAGCGGCTAAGGGTGGGGCGGAGAAGCCGAAAGTTTTCATGGTCCCACCGGCGCCAAAGGAGCAGGCATGATCAACGCGGAAGTTAAAGCCATTACCAAAGAGACCCTCAAAGCCGAAGTCAAAGCCAAGATCGACGGCGGGAATCGTTTCGTGACGATGACCTGTGTCGATACCGGCACCGATTTCGATATCTACTATCATTTCGATCTTAATTACCAGCTCTCGAACTTGCAGTTAAAGCTGGCTTACGGCGAAGTCTTACCGAGCGTCGCCGAGATCACTTTCCCGGCGGTCCTGGTCGAGAACGAGATCAAGGACCTTTTTGGGATCGAGGTTTCCGACCTGCCGATCGATTACCAGGGGCGCTTTGTCCTGTCGGAAGGTTCCCCTAAAGCGCCGATGACCAAAAACTGCGGGATGGCGCTCGATGTCCGCGTGAAAGAGGAGAAATAATGGTCAACACAACCTTAATACCATTTGGCCCCCAACATCCGGTCCTGCCGGAGCCGATCCAGCTTCGCCTGGTCTTGGAAGACGAGAAGGTCGTTGAGGCTTTGCCGGCGATCGGTTATATTCATCGGGGCTTGGAGAAAGTCGCCGAGAAAAAAGATTTCATCCAGACAACTTATATCGCGGAGCGGATCTGCGGGATCTGCAGTTTTATCCATTCTCTTTGCTATTGCCAGGGGATCGAGACGATCATGGGGATCGAAGTTCCCGACCGGGCGAAATATCTCCGGGTCATCTGGAGCGAAGTTCATCGTATCCACAGCCATCTCTTATTTCTCGGCTTGCTGGCCGATGCTTTCGGGTTTGAGAACCTTTTCATGCAGAGTTGGCGCTGCCGCGAATACGTTCTCGATATCATGGAGAAGACCGCCGGTGCCCGCGTAATGCTTGGGACCTGCCAGATCGGCGGGGTCAAACGGGATATTCCGGATGACCTACTTAAAGAAACGCTTAAGACTTTGGACCTTTTGGAAAAAGAATTTACCGAATTTATCCCGGGCTTCCTCAACGACTACAGCATCAAGAAACGGCTGGTCGGGGTCGGGGTCCTCTCTAAAGAGAAGGCCCACGTTCTCGGAGCGGTCGGTCCGGTTGCCAGGGCGAGCGGGGTGGAGATGGATTTCCGGACGACCGGCTACGCCGCTTACAAAGAACTGGGCTTTAAGATGGTCGTTGAACAGACCGGCGATGCCTACGGCCGGATGAAGGTCAGGCTTCTTGAGATGTACGAATCGATGCGCCTGGTCCGGGCAGCGATCAACAAGCTCCCGGCCGGTCCGTTATCGGTCGAAGTGAAGGGGAACCCTAACGGCGAATACGCCTCCCGGGTCGAACAGCCGCGGGGCGAGGTGGTCTATTTCCTCAAAGCGAACGGGACCAAGAACCTGGACCGCTTCCGGGTCAGAACCCCGACCTTTGCCAACCTGGCGCCGCTCCTGCAAATGCTCCCCAACTGCCAGCTCTCTGACGTGCCGGTGATCGTTATTTCGATCGATCCCTGCATCAGTTGTACGGAGAGATAATGGTAAATTTACTGAAGCTTATTTTTAAAAATTTGTTCCGCCGGCCGGCGACCAGGCTTTATCCTTTTGTGAAGCGGGAGCCGTTCAAAGGGGGGCGTTTCAGTCTCGATATGGACCCGGCGATCTGCATTTACTGCGGGATCTGCCAGCGCCGTTGTCCGACCGACGCGATAGTCGTTACCCGGGAACCAAAAACGTGGACGATGGACCCATATCGCTGTATTATTTGCGGTTACTGCGCGGAAGTCTGCCCCAAAAAGTGCATCTACATGAGGAATACCTCGGTCGAAGTAAAGTAAACATGGATAGTTTCGAGCGCCTCCGACTGGAAATGGTCGAGGACCAGCTCGTTTCGCGCGGCATCAAAGAGCCCAAAGTTTTGGCTGTCTTTCGCCGCGTTCCTCGCCACGAATTTATTCCCGCCCAATACCGGGCAGCCGCTTACGATGACTTCCCCCTGCCGATAGGAGGAGAACAGACGATCTCCCAGCCATATATTGTTGCCCTGATAACTGAAATGATGGAGATAAGTAAAGAAGACAAGATTTTGGAGATTGGGACCGGATCGGGTTATCATACGGCGATTTTGGCTGAACTTTGCCGCCGGGTCTACACGATGGAACGGATAGAATCGTTATCGCTGGGGGCGAGAGAGGTTCTAGTAAAGCTCGGTTATACCAACATCGAATTTGTTTCCGGGGACGGCACCGAAGGCTATCTTGAAGCGGCGCCGTACAATCGGATCGTTGTCGGTGCTGGCTGTCCCGACGTTCCGCCCCCGCTTCTTGAACAACTGGCCGAGGGAGGAAAGCTCCTGGTTCCGGTGGGGGATAGGTATTTGCAAAGATTAACGGTGGTGACAAAAAATCAGGGGAAAATCTCCAGGGAGAAAACGATCGATTGCCGGTTTGTGCCGCTTATCGGTAAATATGGCTGGCAAGATTAAAAAATCGGGGTGATAGGATTTGAACCTACGACCTCCTGGTCCCAAACCAGGCGCTCTACCAAGCTAAGCTACACCCCGTAATCCGCCTGTGGCGGCAAACACAGAAAAACCGAGGAAACCGCGACGATACTGTCGCAGGTTTCCGATCAAAGTTTAACATGGATTATAGACGTGGTCAAACAAGGCTGAAAAATTGAGTGAAATTTTTACTGTAGGGGAACGATAAATAAGTGGCTGGAGTATCCGTGACATGCTCGATCTGATTTCCCTCACCGGGATCAACCTGCTAGACGATATTTCAGCCTTTACTTTATCTATTATACCTCTTTTTGGCCGATCTGTCAATCTAAGGGTGAGGACGGGTTAATGCCCTTTTTCGATGAATTCCCGGGCGGAATTGGCGGCAATCGCCCCATCGGCGGCGGCGGTAACTACCTGGCGGAGCGATTTAGCCCGAATATCACCGGCGGCGAAGATCCCGGGGGCCGAAGTTTTCATGTTTTCATCCGTAATAATGAAACCGCGCTCATCCAATTTGACGACCCCTTTGACCGCTTCGACGTTGGGGTGGTAGCCGATATACACAAAAACCCCGTCAGTTTGGACCGTTGATTTTTTGTTGCTTACCAGGTCCTTGAGCACGATCCCGGTCACGGTCTTATCCCCGATGATCTCTTCAACGGTTGAATGCCAGTGAAAATAGATCTTGGGGTGGCTTTGCGCTTTTTCGGCAACGATCCGGTCGGCCCGCAGTTCGTCGCGCCGGTGGATGATCGAAACTTTGCCGGCGTAGCGGGTCAAAAAGAGCGCTTCTTCCACGGCCGAATTGCCGCCCCCGACCACGACGATGTTTTTGTCCTGGTAAAACGCGCCGTCGCAAACCGCGCAATAGGAGACCCCCCGGCCGGTGAAGGTCTCTTCGCCCGGGACCCCCAGCTTGGCCGGTTCGGACCCGGTGGCGACGATCACCGCTTTGGCGAAATGGGCCTGTCCGTCGACGGTGACTTCCCGAAAATGCTTGCCGTTTTTGACCCCAACCGCGCGCCCCCAAATGATTTTCGGAAAGAGCTTTTTGATCTGGTTCTCCAACCGCTGGGCCAGCTCCTGTCCGGAGATCCCGTCGGGGAAGCCGGGGTAGTTATCGATCTGATAGGTGGTGGAGGCCAGCCCGCCCAGGATCATTTTTTCGATCAGCAGGACGTTAAGCCTGGCCCGCAGGGCGTAAAGGGCGGCGGTCATGCCGGCCGGCCCGCCGCCGATAATGATCAGATCGTAAGGCTTTTGCTCTTCAATGATGATCGACTGCTGCGGTTTGGTTTGTAATTTTGTCGGCATATTATTTGTTGATGATCAGCTTGCTTTTTCCGACCAGGGAGATCTTCCGGTCCTTGAGCGAGACCCTGACCTGGTCGCTGGTCAGCTTGTTGGTCCCTTGCTCGGCCCGCGAATTGCCGAAAAGGATAATGTTCTGGTCGTCGGTAAAGTAGTCGGCGGCGTCTCCCCAGGCGTTGATGTCGCGATAAGCGATCCGGACCTCGTTCTTAAGCTTTAATTTCTTTTTCTGTTGGTAATATTGGACCGCTTTGGCGGTGACCCTGGCGTCCTGCCAGCTGATGCGCGGGTTGCCGTTGGCGGTAAAGATATCCTGCGCGCCGGTCACGCTGAATGTCTCGGCTTCCAGGGTGAGCGGAATACTGCCGGCCGGCGCGATGACTATTTTCGGCGAGCCGGACAGGGTCATCATTTTAAATTCGACGTCGCCGCTCAAGGTCTCGGCGTAAGCGGAGGCGTCCCCCTTGTTCAGCATAATTCCCCCCTGGCAGAGGAGTTTTTGGTCGGCCAGCCGCCAGCGGAGATTCTTGGCCTTGAACCAGTAACCGAGCCCTTTTTTGTATTCCTTGGGGAAAGAAAAGAACGAGAGCTTGCCGGTCCTGATCGAACTAAGCAGCTGGTTGATCTTGCCGGCGGAGGCCAGGTCGTAGCCGACCGGATTGTCGAGATAGATCTCTTTCTTGTCTTTTTCCCAGAGGGCGGCGGGGGAGGAGAAGCGCAAGACCGGTTTTCCTTTATTAAAGAAAGTCCCTTCCACGTTTTGCAGGGCGGCGATCCCGGCATTTTTATTGAGCATGCCGGTGTCGGCTTCCAATTGCCAGTATTTGACCCCGTTGACGACCTCTTCGACCGTGACTTTTTTGAAGATCAGGTCGGCTTTCTTTTCCTGTTCCTTCAGAGAGTTATAGATCCGGCTGGAGACGTCCTCCTTCGGGACGAAGATCGCCCAGTAGAAGATCCAGACGAAAAAGACCACCGCCAGGATCGGTATTAAAGTTTTAAATCTCATAAAATTTAGTTAACTCCCCGAATAACCGCGCAATTAATTGCGCGGTTATAGCAAGGAAACCGCGACGATACTGTCGCAGGTTTCCATTTTAGTATCCCAACGCCCTCAACCTGACCGCTTCCATGGTTTCCAGGAAGCCTTTCCATTTGTCCCCTTTACGGTTGTAGCCTTCCCCCAGCAGCAGGTGGAGCGCGGCGACGTTGCTGTCGATCGCCAGCCCTTTTTTGGTGACCTCCATGGCGGTGTCGGTTTCGTTGAGTTCCCCGTAGATCAGCGCCTGGTAGCCGTAACCCCAGACGTTATAAGGATCGATCTTGAGGACATTTTCCAGTTCCCGGATCGCTTCTTTTTTCCGTTCGTTGAAGTAGTAGGCGAAGGCAAGGCGGAAGCGGAGCCGCCAGTCGCTGGGACTGTCGGTGACTTTTTTCTCGTACATTTCCAGCCCCTTTTTCTTAAACGAAGGGTCTAGTTCGACGGTCTTTTTAAGGTTGTTCCAGCCGTCCTGCAGGTTGTTAGTGTAAGCCATGGTGATCGCCAGATCGAAGCGGGTAGCGGCATCGTTCGGATTGGCCTTGACCGCCGCTTGTTTGGTCTCCAGCTCTTTCTGCAGTTCGGGCGTGATCCGCCAGGCCTGGGCGGAAAAAGCTGTAAGCAGTAAGCAGCAAGCGGTAAGCAAAAACAAGCCTCTTTTTATATTCATTTCTTCCCTCCCAGTATTTTAGCGACGATGTTAGTGGTCGAGCGGCCTTTGATCGGCGGAATGACGACAACTTTGCCGCCAAGCGCTTCGACCAGTTTTTTCTCCGGCAGGTCGTTAACGTTATAGTCCCCGCCTTTGACGTGAATATTGGGTTCGACCGCTTTGATCAGATTATCGGGCCGCAGTTCGCCAAACAAGATGACATAGTCGACGCATTCCAGGGAGGCCAGGATCTCCGCCCGTTCCAGTTCCGAGACGTAAGGGCGGGCTGGTCCTTTGAGGGCGGCGACCGACTTGTCGGTGTTGACCCCGACGATCAGAATGTCGCCGAGCTTTTTGGCTTCGCGCAGGTAGCGGACGTGGCCGAGGTGGAGGATATCGAAACAGCCGTTGGTGAAGACGATCTTCATCCCTTCGTTTTTCAGGTTCTTGGCGATCGGCCCGATCTCCCGGCGGGTCTTGATCTTGCGGGTGACCGGCTCATGCCCGGCCAGCGATTCTTCCAGCTCTTCCCGGAAACAGGGGGCGGTCCCGATCTTGCCAACGACAACCGAGCCGGCGAAGTTGGAGAGGAGGGCTGCTTCCCGCGTCGAGGCGCCGGCCGCCAGGGCCAGGGTCAGGGTGGCGATCACGGCGTCGCCCGCGCCGGTGATGTCGAACACTTCGCGGGGGACCGCCGGGAAGGTCTTGGCCTCTTTGGCGTCGAAGAGGGTCATGCCGTCGCGTCCCCGGGTGACCAGGACATAGCGGCTTTTGGTTTTCTGCAGGAGGTTTTTACCCGCTTGCCGCAGGGTTTCGTCGTCTTTGATCTCGACCCCGGCGGCGACAATTGCTTCCCGTAAATTTGGGGTGATGATAGTGACCCCGGCGTATTTGGCGTAGTCATTTCCTTTCGGATCGACAGCGACCGGCTTTTTGTGGGCTTTGGCCAGCTTAATGGTCGTTTGGCAAATCGTTTTGGTGACCAATCCTTTTTCGTAGTCGGAGATAACGATCGCGTCAACGCGGGGGATCAGTTCCTTGAGCCGTTTAACGATCTGTTGGGTTAGGGCGAGAGAGAGGATCGATTTGTCTTCCCGGTCGACCCGGACGACGTGCTGGGAGGCGGCGATGATTCTCGACTTGAGGATGGTCGGCCTAACATCGTCGACAATGATGAAATTGGTGCTGACGTTGATCTTTTTCAGGGCGTTGAGGAGTTTTTCGCCCGAGCTGTCCCGGCCGATGATCCCGATCAGGTAGGGGGTACCGCCCAGGGCGGCGATATTGGCGGCGACGTTGCCGCAACCGCCGGGGACATGGGTCGTCTTTTTAACGTCGGCGATCGGGACCGGCGCTTCCGGCGAGATCCGGGAGACCGTGCTCCAGATATGCTCGTCGAGCATCAGGTCGCCGACGATCAGGACTTTTTTACCGGCAAAATTTGAGATGTATTTTTTTAGGTTGTCCAAGGTTTGATCCTTTCCTTCAAAGGTGCTTATGTAATGGTATAGGAGCGGGGGTTATTTTTCAAGAGCTGATCGGCCAAGGAGCCAGTCGGCCGCCGCTGACAGGTCGGAGGCGATAAAGTCGGCCGGTTTCCGGAGCTTGTTTTTTGATTCGGCCCCCAGGCCGGTCAGGACCAGGATCGTTTTGGTCCCGGCGTTCTCCCCGGCTTCAATGTCGCTCGGCTTGTCGCCGATCATATAGGAGCGGCTAAGGTCGAGCTGGTGTTCACGGGCCGCTTGCTTCAGCAGACCGGGGGAGGGTTTGCGGCAGTCGCAATCATCTTTATAAGGGTAAACCCCGTGTTCGGGGTGGTGGGGGCAGTAGTAAGCGCCATCAAGGTGAGCCCCTTTTGCCAGCAGGAGCTTGTGCATCGTTTTATCGATCGTCTGGAGCATATCTTCGGAGATAATTCCCCGGGCGACCCCCGATTGGTTGCTGATGATGATCACCGGCCAGCCGGCTTCGTTCAGTTTTTTGATCCCCTCGATCGCTCCCGGCAGGAATTCGATCTCCCGGGGAGAGCTTAAGTAGTGGGCGTCCAAAATGACCGTACCGTCACGGTCGAGAAAGACGGCTTTACTTTTTTCAGCCATATCGCGATAATTATAACATAATCTACAAAGAAGAGTCATTGTAGACTATTATCGCGAAACCGGGCGTTGGCTACCGGCTGGACATACAGGCGCTGGAAAAATAGTTATTCAAAACAGAAAGAATAGTTCTTTTTTATTTGACGGTTGATATAACTGATCGCTAGACTCTTCTCTTGATAGAGACGGCCCCAGAAATAGGCCGCTTCTTTGATCAGAAATTTTTTCAATTCGCACAACAGCCGGGCAGGTTCGGTGGAACGGCTCCTAACTGTTTCATAATAGCACTGGCCGCCGCAGAGCTTTTTGGCGGCGCATTTCTCACATTTGGCCAGGAAGCCGGCCTGCGCCGCCGGCGGTGGGTTTTTAATTCCCTTAACAACGTTGCCAAGCGAAGTCTCCGGCAGCCGGCTGAAAGAGGGGCACAGGAAAATATCGCCTCCGGCGTCTACATAAAAATAATCCAGCCCGGCCGGACAGCGCCGGGTTTGCTCCGCGCCGGCGTAGGTCCGCAGCAGGAATTTGCCCAGGTAATCACCCGGATTAAAAAGCGAAAAGAAATAGCCGTAATCGTTTTCTTTAATGATCTTTTTCAGGATAAAGTCGGTCAGGGCGCGATATTCTTTTTTGACTTTTTTCAGCCGGTCGGCGGTCAGCTTGAATCTCCGATCGCTGCCGCGGTACGGTTTGACGATGATGCGGCGAAAGCCGAGCAAGTAAAGCCCCTTGAGCCGGTAGGTCAAGAGGGGATCGTCATAAGTAAAAGTTGAATTGGCATTGTCGATCAGAGAAAAGGCCTTCTGCTCTTTCA from Candidatus Margulisiibacteriota bacterium includes:
- a CDS encoding complex I subunit 1 family protein is translated as MWEAWFKILAVLILAPIGGAVLMGIDRILTARMQRRVGPPLLQPIYDVFKLLGKEPILLNRIQVIYAFLHLAFIVLSVIFLVMGQDLLMLLFIIAFANIALILGGMCVRSPYSRIGSQREILQMVAYEPILVLMVVGIYLVTGSFLASDIAASGRPLLFSLPLIFIAFLLVLTVKLQKSPFDLATSHHAHQEIVKGITIEYSGPYLAILEIAYFYKLALLFIMLMLFWLPNIYIALALAAGCYFLEIVIDNAFARLTPIWMLQYMWTIGLGMAFTNIIWLYMGRGL
- a CDS encoding NADH-quinone oxidoreductase subunit B family protein, with amino-acid sequence MTKLAKSPWVVHYNCNSCNGCDIEIVACLTPMYDLERFGILHVGNPKHADVLLVTGSVNHRNARVLRNVYDQMPSPKVVVAFGVCTSSGGIFADCYNVYGGVDKVIPVDVFVPGCPPRPEAMIDGIVKAAAKLEALRGGAAKGGAEKPKVFMVPPAPKEQA
- a CDS encoding NADH-quinone oxidoreductase subunit C — translated: MINAEVKAITKETLKAEVKAKIDGGNRFVTMTCVDTGTDFDIYYHFDLNYQLSNLQLKLAYGEVLPSVAEITFPAVLVENEIKDLFGIEVSDLPIDYQGRFVLSEGSPKAPMTKNCGMALDVRVKEEK
- a CDS encoding nickel-dependent hydrogenase large subunit — translated: MVNTTLIPFGPQHPVLPEPIQLRLVLEDEKVVEALPAIGYIHRGLEKVAEKKDFIQTTYIAERICGICSFIHSLCYCQGIETIMGIEVPDRAKYLRVIWSEVHRIHSHLLFLGLLADAFGFENLFMQSWRCREYVLDIMEKTAGARVMLGTCQIGGVKRDIPDDLLKETLKTLDLLEKEFTEFIPGFLNDYSIKKRLVGVGVLSKEKAHVLGAVGPVARASGVEMDFRTTGYAAYKELGFKMVVEQTGDAYGRMKVRLLEMYESMRLVRAAINKLPAGPLSVEVKGNPNGEYASRVEQPRGEVVYFLKANGTKNLDRFRVRTPTFANLAPLLQMLPNCQLSDVPVIVISIDPCISCTER
- a CDS encoding 4Fe-4S binding protein, translated to MVNLLKLIFKNLFRRPATRLYPFVKREPFKGGRFSLDMDPAICIYCGICQRRCPTDAIVVTREPKTWTMDPYRCIICGYCAEVCPKKCIYMRNTSVEVK
- a CDS encoding protein-L-isoaspartate(D-aspartate) O-methyltransferase, which encodes MDSFERLRLEMVEDQLVSRGIKEPKVLAVFRRVPRHEFIPAQYRAAAYDDFPLPIGGEQTISQPYIVALITEMMEISKEDKILEIGTGSGYHTAILAELCRRVYTMERIESLSLGAREVLVKLGYTNIEFVSGDGTEGYLEAAPYNRIVVGAGCPDVPPPLLEQLAEGGKLLVPVGDRYLQRLTVVTKNQGKISREKTIDCRFVPLIGKYGWQD
- the trxB gene encoding thioredoxin-disulfide reductase, translating into MPTKLQTKPQQSIIIEEQKPYDLIIIGGGPAGMTAALYALRARLNVLLIEKMILGGLASTTYQIDNYPGFPDGISGQELAQRLENQIKKLFPKIIWGRAVGVKNGKHFREVTVDGQAHFAKAVIVATGSEPAKLGVPGEETFTGRGVSYCAVCDGAFYQDKNIVVVGGGNSAVEEALFLTRYAGKVSIIHRRDELRADRIVAEKAQSHPKIYFHWHSTVEEIIGDKTVTGIVLKDLVSNKKSTVQTDGVFVYIGYHPNVEAVKGVVKLDERGFIITDENMKTSAPGIFAAGDIRAKSLRQVVTAAADGAIAANSAREFIEKGH
- the lptC gene encoding LPS export ABC transporter periplasmic protein LptC; amino-acid sequence: MRFKTLIPILAVVFFVWIFYWAIFVPKEDVSSRIYNSLKEQEKKADLIFKKVTVEEVVNGVKYWQLEADTGMLNKNAGIAALQNVEGTFFNKGKPVLRFSSPAALWEKDKKEIYLDNPVGYDLASAGKINQLLSSIRTGKLSFFSFPKEYKKGLGYWFKAKNLRWRLADQKLLCQGGIMLNKGDASAYAETLSGDVEFKMMTLSGSPKIVIAPAGSIPLTLEAETFSVTGAQDIFTANGNPRISWQDARVTAKAVQYYQQKKKLKLKNEVRIAYRDINAWGDAADYFTDDQNIILFGNSRAEQGTNKLTSDQVRVSLKDRKISLVGKSKLIINK
- the rfaE1 gene encoding D-glycero-beta-D-manno-heptose-7-phosphate kinase; its protein translation is MDNLKKYISNFAGKKVLIVGDLMLDEHIWSTVSRISPEAPVPIADVKKTTHVPGGCGNVAANIAALGGTPYLIGIIGRDSSGEKLLNALKKINVSTNFIIVDDVRPTILKSRIIAASQHVVRVDREDKSILSLALTQQIVKRLKELIPRVDAIVISDYEKGLVTKTICQTTIKLAKAHKKPVAVDPKGNDYAKYAGVTIITPNLREAIVAAGVEIKDDETLRQAGKNLLQKTKSRYVLVTRGRDGMTLFDAKEAKTFPAVPREVFDITGAGDAVIATLTLALAAGASTREAALLSNFAGSVVVGKIGTAPCFREELEESLAGHEPVTRKIKTRREIGPIAKNLKNEGMKIVFTNGCFDILHLGHVRYLREAKKLGDILIVGVNTDKSVAALKGPARPYVSELERAEILASLECVDYVILFGELRPDNLIKAVEPNIHVKGGDYNVNDLPEKKLVEALGGKVVVIPPIKGRSTTNIVAKILGGKK
- the gmhB gene encoding D-glycero-beta-D-manno-heptose 1,7-bisphosphate 7-phosphatase, which encodes MAEKSKAVFLDRDGTVILDAHYLSSPREIEFLPGAIEGIKKLNEAGWPVIIISNQSGVARGIISEDMLQTIDKTMHKLLLAKGAHLDGAYYCPHHPEHGVYPYKDDCDCRKPSPGLLKQAAREHQLDLSRSYMIGDKPSDIEAGENAGTKTILVLTGLGAESKNKLRKPADFIASDLSAAADWLLGRSALEK
- a CDS encoding radical SAM protein; protein product: MATKSTLQKRVVTISLENCSGCNLNCRYCFAAQKHRQPQKMSYESAVKAIDFFLDYYRKQSPPPQEYCVDFTGTGEPLLNFELIERLAEYVIARKNDKIFLHFTTNGTLLTPGLIARIKKLNKRRRRLIRFSLTFDGFPLLNDINRRDRSGRGSGDRVLRLIGELKEQKAFSLIDNANSTFTYDDPLLTYRLKGLYLLGFRRIIVKPYRGSDRRFKLTADRLKKVKKEYRALTDFILKKIIKENDYGYFFSLFNPGDYLGKFLLRTYAGAEQTRRCPAGLDYFYVDAGGDIFLCPSFSRLPETSLGNVVKGIKNPPPAAQAGFLAKCEKCAAKKLCGGQCYYETVRSRSTEPARLLCELKKFLIKEAAYFWGRLYQEKSLAISYINRQIKKNYSFCFE